A section of the Citrobacter farmeri genome encodes:
- the cyaY gene encoding iron donor protein CyaY has product MNDSEFHRLADTLWMTIEERLDDWDGDSDIDCEINGGVLTISFENGSKIIINRQEPLHQVWLATKQGGYHFDLKGDEWICDRSGETFWDLLEQAATHQAGEEVSFR; this is encoded by the coding sequence ATGAACGACAGTGAATTTCATCGCCTGGCCGATACCCTGTGGATGACCATTGAAGAGCGCCTTGACGACTGGGATGGCGACAGCGATATCGACTGTGAAATCAACGGCGGCGTGCTGACCATTAGCTTTGAAAATGGCAGCAAAATCATTATCAACCGTCAGGAGCCGCTGCACCAGGTGTGGCTGGCAACCAAACAGGGCGGCTACCATTTCGACCTGAAAGGCGACGAATGGATTTGCGACCGAAGCGGAGAAACCTTCTGGGATCTGCTGGAACAGGCGGCTACGCACCAGGCGGGCGAGGAAGTCAGCTTCCGTTAA
- the lptM gene encoding LPS translocon maturation chaperone LptM has product MKNVFQALAVLLTLFSLTGCGLKGPLYFPPADKNAPPPTKPVDTQTQSTTPDQNDRATGDGPSQVNY; this is encoded by the coding sequence ATGAAAAACGTGTTTCAGGCACTCGCTGTTCTTCTCACTCTGTTCAGCCTGACGGGTTGTGGCCTTAAAGGGCCGCTCTATTTCCCACCAGCTGATAAAAACGCACCGCCGCCGACTAAACCGGTTGATACACAAACGCAATCAACTACGCCCGATCAAAACGATCGCGCCACGGGAGATGGGCCTTCCCAGGTGAACTACTGA
- the dapF gene encoding diaminopimelate epimerase produces the protein MQFSKMHGLGNDFMVVDAVTQNVFFSPELIRRLSDRHLGVGFDQLLVVEPPYDPELDFHYRIFNADGSEVSQCGNGARCFARFVRLKGLTNKRDIRVSTANGRMVLSVTDDELVRVNMGEPNFEPSQVPFRANKAEKTYIMRAAEQTILCGVVSMGNPHCVIQVDDVDTATVETLGPVLESHERFPERANIGFMQVVKREHIRLRVYERGAGETQACGSGACAAVAVGIQQGLLAEEVRVELPGGRLDIAWKGPGHPLYMTGPAAHVYDGFIHL, from the coding sequence ATGCAATTCTCTAAAATGCATGGCCTTGGCAACGATTTTATGGTCGTCGACGCGGTAACGCAGAATGTCTTTTTTTCGCCAGAATTGATCCGTCGCTTATCAGACAGGCATCTGGGGGTGGGATTTGATCAACTGCTGGTGGTTGAACCTCCTTACGATCCTGAGCTGGATTTTCATTACCGCATTTTTAACGCCGACGGCAGCGAAGTGTCGCAATGCGGGAATGGCGCGCGCTGCTTTGCTCGTTTTGTGCGTCTGAAAGGGTTAACCAACAAACGTGATATTCGCGTCAGTACGGCGAATGGACGGATGGTGCTGAGCGTGACGGACGATGAACTGGTGCGCGTCAACATGGGCGAACCCAACTTTGAGCCGTCGCAGGTGCCTTTCCGCGCTAACAAAGCGGAAAAGACCTATATTATGCGAGCGGCAGAACAGACAATATTGTGCGGCGTGGTTTCAATGGGCAACCCGCACTGCGTGATTCAGGTCGACGATGTCGATACGGCGACCGTGGAAACGCTGGGACCGGTTCTGGAAAGCCACGAACGTTTTCCTGAGCGGGCAAATATTGGTTTTATGCAGGTCGTGAAGCGCGAGCATATTCGCTTACGTGTTTATGAGCGCGGTGCGGGAGAGACGCAGGCTTGTGGGAGCGGCGCATGCGCGGCCGTCGCCGTCGGCATCCAACAAGGTTTGCTGGCGGAAGAGGTCCGCGTGGAATTACCGGGCGGTCGCCTTGATATCGCCTGGAAAGGTCCGGGTCATCCGTTATACATGACTGGCCCGGCGGCACATGTCTACGACGGGTTTATCCATCTATGA
- a CDS encoding DUF484 domain-containing protein produces MKQPGEELQETLTELDDRAVVDYLQKNPEFFIRNAHAVEAMRVPHPVRGTVSLVEWHMARARNHINVLEENMSLLMAQANANESLFYRLLHLQGRLVAATSLDDMLMRFHRWARELGLAGATVRLFPDRWRLGAPSSYTHLALSRQAFEPLRIQRLGQEQHYLGTLNGPELLVVLPEAKAIGSVAMSMLGRDGDLGVILFSSRDMHHYQTGQGTQLLHEIALMMPDLLERWIERV; encoded by the coding sequence ATGAAGCAACCAGGGGAAGAACTACAGGAAACGCTTACGGAACTCGATGACCGGGCGGTCGTCGACTATCTGCAGAAAAACCCTGAGTTTTTTATCCGCAATGCGCATGCCGTGGAAGCGATGCGGGTGCCGCACCCGGTGCGGGGCACCGTTTCGCTCGTCGAGTGGCATATGGCGCGTGCGCGTAACCATATCAACGTCCTTGAAGAAAACATGTCATTACTGATGGCGCAGGCGAATGCGAACGAAAGCCTGTTTTATCGCCTGCTGCATTTGCAGGGACGTCTGGTCGCGGCAACCAGTCTGGATGATATGTTGATGCGCTTTCATCGCTGGGCGCGTGAACTGGGCCTTGCCGGTGCCACGGTGCGCCTGTTTCCCGATCGCTGGCGTCTTGGCGCGCCGTCGAGCTATACCCATCTGGCGTTAAGCCGTCAGGCTTTCGAACCGCTGCGGATACAGCGATTGGGACAGGAACAGCACTATCTGGGCACCCTGAATGGTCCGGAGCTTCTGGTAGTGCTTCCGGAGGCGAAGGCGATTGGTTCGGTGGCGATGTCGATGCTGGGACGTGACGGCGATCTGGGTGTCATTCTGTTCAGCAGCCGCGATATGCATCACTATCAGACGGGCCAGGGAACGCAACTCCTGCATGAAATTGCGCTGATGATGCCGGACCTGCTGGAGCGCTGGATTGAACGCGTATGA
- the xerC gene encoding tyrosine recombinase XerC, with amino-acid sequence MTDFTTDVTRFLRYLGVERQLSPITLKNYQRQLDAIIVLAGEAGLQSWQQCDAAMVRSFAVRSRRKGLGPASLALRLSALRSFFDWMVSEGKLKANPAKGVQAPKAPRHLPKNIDVDDVNRLLDIDLNDPLAVRDRAMLEVMYGAGLRLSELVGLDIKHLDLDTGEVWVMGKGSKERRLPIGRNAVAWIEHWLDLRGLFGSEEDALFLSKLGNRISARNVQKRFAEWGIKQGLNSHVHPHKLRHSFATHMLESSGDLRGVQELLGHANLSTTQIYTHLDFQHLASVYDAAHPRAKRGK; translated from the coding sequence ATGACGGATTTCACCACCGATGTCACCCGCTTTCTGCGCTATCTCGGCGTAGAACGTCAGCTTAGCCCCATCACGCTGAAGAACTATCAGCGTCAGCTTGATGCCATCATTGTCTTAGCCGGAGAAGCCGGACTGCAAAGTTGGCAACAATGTGACGCTGCCATGGTACGCAGTTTCGCTGTGCGCAGCCGCCGTAAAGGGCTTGGGCCTGCGAGTCTCGCGCTACGTCTTTCAGCGCTGCGTAGCTTCTTCGACTGGATGGTCAGCGAAGGCAAGCTGAAAGCCAATCCGGCGAAAGGGGTACAGGCACCCAAAGCGCCGCGCCATTTGCCGAAAAATATCGACGTTGATGACGTTAACCGCCTACTGGATATCGACCTTAACGATCCGCTCGCCGTGCGCGACCGCGCGATGTTAGAGGTGATGTACGGCGCGGGTCTGCGTTTGTCGGAGCTGGTGGGGTTGGATATCAAACATCTGGATCTCGACACCGGCGAAGTGTGGGTGATGGGGAAAGGCAGCAAAGAGCGCCGCCTGCCCATCGGCCGCAATGCGGTGGCGTGGATTGAGCACTGGCTGGATCTGCGCGGATTGTTTGGTAGCGAGGAAGACGCGTTGTTCCTGTCGAAGCTGGGTAACCGTATTTCCGCACGCAACGTGCAAAAGCGTTTTGCCGAGTGGGGCATTAAGCAGGGGTTAAACAGCCATGTGCATCCGCATAAGCTGCGTCACTCCTTTGCTACGCATATGCTGGAATCGAGCGGTGACCTGCGAGGCGTACAGGAACTGCTGGGTCACGCCAATCTTTCGACCACGCAAATCTATACTCATCTTGATTTTCAGCACCTGGCCTCGGTGTACGATGCGGCGCATCCGCGCGCCAAACGGGGGAAATAA
- the yigB gene encoding 5-amino-6-(5-phospho-D-ribitylamino)uracil phosphatase YigB, translating to MRFYRSPGPISAITFDLDDTLYDNRPVIQRTEQEALAFVQNYHPALSTLQNTDLQRLRQAVREAEPEIYHDVTRWRHRAVERAMLNAGLSAEEAVAGANAAMMNFAKWRSRVDVPQETHDTLKTLAKKWPLVAITNGNAQPELFGLGDYFEFVLRAGPDGRSKPFSDMYFLAAEKLNVPIGEILHVGDDLTTDVAGAIRSGLQACWIKPENADLMHTVDSRLLPHIEISQLASLTSLI from the coding sequence ATGCGTTTTTACCGGTCTCCAGGACCCATCTCGGCGATCACGTTCGATCTCGATGACACCCTTTACGATAACCGTCCGGTTATCCAGCGCACCGAGCAGGAAGCGCTCGCCTTTGTGCAAAACTACCACCCGGCGTTAAGCACGCTGCAAAATACCGATCTGCAACGTCTGCGTCAGGCGGTACGGGAAGCGGAACCGGAAATTTATCACGATGTAACCCGCTGGCGTCATCGCGCCGTTGAGCGTGCCATGCTGAATGCCGGGCTCTCCGCGGAAGAGGCGGTCGCGGGTGCGAACGCCGCGATGATGAACTTTGCGAAGTGGCGCAGTCGGGTTGATGTCCCGCAAGAGACACATGACACGCTGAAAACCTTAGCGAAAAAGTGGCCGCTGGTGGCGATCACCAACGGCAATGCGCAGCCGGAACTGTTTGGCCTTGGCGACTATTTTGAATTTGTACTGCGTGCCGGTCCGGACGGACGCTCAAAACCGTTCAGTGATATGTACTTTCTGGCGGCGGAAAAGCTGAATGTCCCGATCGGCGAGATCCTGCACGTGGGCGACGATCTGACGACCGACGTTGCCGGGGCGATCCGCAGCGGGTTGCAGGCCTGCTGGATCAAACCAGAAAATGCCGATCTGATGCACACCGTTGACAGCCGTTTACTGCCACATATCGAAATTTCACAGTTGGCATCTTTGACCTCGCTGATATAA
- the uvrD gene encoding DNA helicase II, whose amino-acid sequence MDVSYLLDSLNDKQREAVAAPRSNMLVLAGAGSGKTRVLVHRIAWLLTVENNSPYSIMAVTFTNKAAAEMRHRIGQIMGTSQGGMWVGTFHGLAHRLLRAHHMDANLPQDFQILDSEDQLRLLKRLIKAMNLDEKQWPARQAMWYINGQKDEGLRPHHIQSFGNPIEQTWQKVYQAYQEACDRAGLVDFAELLLRAHELWLNKPHILQHYRERFTNILVDEFQDTNNIQYAWVRLLAGDTGKVMIVGDDDQSIYGWRGAQVENIQRFLNDFPGAQTIRLEQNYRSTSNILSAANALIENNNGRLGKKLWTDGVEGEPISLYCAFNELDEARFVVNRIKTWQDNGGALEQCAILYRSNAQSRVLEEALLQASMPYRIYGGMRFFERQEIKDALSYLRLIANRNDDAAFERVVNTPTRGIGDRTLDVVRQASRDRQLTLWQACRELLQEKALAGRAASALQRFMELIDALAQETVDMPLHVQTDRVIKDSGLRMMYEQEKGEKGQTRIENLEELVTATRQFSYNEEDEDLMPLQAFLSHAALEAGEGQADTWQDAVQLMTLHSAKGLEFPQVFIVGMEEGMFPSQMSLDEGGRLEEERRLAYVGVTRAMQKLTLTYAETRRLYGKEVYHRPSRFIGELPEECVEEVRLRATISRPVSHQRMGTPMAENDTGYKLGQRVRHAKFGEGTIVNLEGSGEHSRLQVAFQGQGIKWLVAAYAKLETV is encoded by the coding sequence ATGGACGTTTCTTACCTGCTCGACAGCCTCAATGATAAACAGCGCGAAGCGGTGGCCGCGCCACGTAGCAACATGCTGGTTCTTGCGGGGGCGGGGAGTGGTAAAACACGCGTGCTGGTACACCGTATCGCCTGGCTGCTGACGGTAGAAAATAATTCGCCTTACTCGATTATGGCGGTGACTTTTACCAACAAAGCGGCGGCAGAGATGCGTCACCGCATCGGTCAGATTATGGGCACCAGCCAGGGCGGCATGTGGGTGGGTACCTTCCACGGTCTGGCACATCGACTGCTGCGCGCGCATCACATGGATGCGAATTTGCCGCAGGATTTCCAAATTCTCGACAGCGAAGACCAGTTGCGCCTGCTTAAGCGTCTGATTAAAGCGATGAATCTTGACGAGAAGCAGTGGCCGGCGCGTCAGGCGATGTGGTACATCAACGGGCAAAAAGACGAAGGTCTGCGCCCGCATCATATTCAGAGTTTCGGTAACCCGATTGAGCAAACCTGGCAAAAGGTTTATCAGGCCTATCAGGAAGCGTGCGATCGTGCGGGGTTGGTGGATTTCGCCGAACTGCTGCTGCGCGCGCATGAGTTGTGGCTCAACAAGCCGCATATTCTTCAGCACTATCGCGAGCGTTTCACCAATATTCTGGTGGATGAATTCCAGGATACCAACAACATTCAGTATGCCTGGGTTCGTCTGCTGGCCGGCGATACCGGCAAAGTGATGATCGTGGGTGATGACGACCAGTCTATCTACGGCTGGCGCGGCGCGCAGGTAGAGAACATCCAGCGCTTCCTGAACGACTTCCCCGGCGCGCAAACGATCCGCCTTGAGCAGAACTACCGCTCAACCAGCAATATCCTCAGCGCGGCGAACGCCCTGATCGAGAACAACAACGGACGTCTGGGTAAAAAACTCTGGACCGATGGCGTCGAAGGCGAGCCGATTTCGCTCTACTGTGCGTTTAACGAACTGGATGAAGCGCGCTTTGTTGTCAACCGGATCAAAACCTGGCAGGACAACGGCGGTGCGCTTGAGCAGTGCGCCATTCTCTACCGCAGTAACGCCCAATCGCGTGTGCTGGAAGAGGCGCTGTTACAGGCCAGTATGCCGTACCGTATCTACGGTGGCATGCGCTTCTTCGAACGTCAGGAAATCAAAGATGCCCTCTCTTATCTGCGTTTGATTGCAAACCGTAATGATGACGCTGCCTTTGAACGTGTGGTGAATACCCCAACGCGCGGAATTGGCGATCGGACGTTGGACGTGGTGCGCCAGGCGTCGCGCGATCGCCAGCTCACGCTGTGGCAGGCGTGTCGCGAACTGTTGCAGGAAAAAGCGCTGGCCGGTCGTGCCGCCAGTGCGCTGCAACGTTTTATGGAATTGATCGACGCGCTGGCGCAGGAAACCGTCGATATGCCGCTGCATGTGCAGACCGACCGGGTGATTAAAGACTCTGGTCTGCGCATGATGTACGAGCAGGAAAAAGGCGAGAAAGGCCAGACCCGCATCGAGAACTTAGAGGAACTGGTGACGGCGACGCGCCAGTTCAGCTACAACGAAGAAGACGAAGACCTGATGCCGTTGCAGGCATTTCTCTCCCATGCGGCGCTGGAAGCGGGCGAAGGGCAGGCGGATACCTGGCAGGATGCGGTACAGCTCATGACGCTGCACTCGGCGAAGGGGCTGGAGTTCCCTCAGGTGTTTATCGTCGGGATGGAAGAGGGAATGTTCCCCAGTCAGATGTCGCTGGATGAGGGCGGACGCCTTGAAGAAGAGCGCCGTCTGGCCTACGTCGGCGTGACCCGTGCGATGCAAAAACTGACGTTAACCTATGCCGAAACGCGTCGACTGTATGGCAAAGAGGTGTATCACCGTCCGTCGCGCTTCATCGGCGAGTTGCCGGAAGAGTGCGTTGAAGAGGTGCGTCTGCGTGCAACGATCAGCCGCCCGGTGAGTCATCAGCGGATGGGGACGCCGATGGCGGAGAACGACACAGGTTATAAGCTGGGCCAGCGTGTGCGCCACGCGAAGTTTGGTGAAGGCACCATTGTGAATCTGGAAGGCAGCGGCGAACACAGCCGGTTGCAGGTGGCCTTCCAGGGACAGGGAATCAAATGGCTCGTCGCCGCGTATGCGAAGCTGGAAACGGTCTAA
- the ysgD gene encoding YsgD/CorL family protein, giving the protein MDTPSRYWLIILSFRINS; this is encoded by the coding sequence TTGGACACACCCAGTAGATACTGGCTCATTATCCTGTCATTCAGGATCAACTCCTAA
- the corA gene encoding magnesium/cobalt transporter CorA, whose translation MLSAFQLENNRLTRLEVEESQTLIDAVWVDLVEPDDDERLRVQSELGQSLATRPELEDIEASARFFEDEDGLHIHSFFFFEDAEDHAGNSTVAFTIRDGRLFTLRERELPAFRLYRMRARSQAMVDGNAYELLLDLFETKIEQLADEIENIYSDLEELSRVIMEGHQGDEYDEALSTLAELEDIGWKVRLCLMDTQRALNFLVRKARLPGGQLEQAREILRDIESLLPHNESLFQKVNFLMQAAMGFINIEQNRIIKIFSVVSVVFLPPTLVASSYGMNFEFMPELKWSFGYPGAIIFMLLAGLAPYLYFKRKNWL comes from the coding sequence ATGCTGAGCGCATTTCAACTGGAAAATAACCGACTCACCCGGCTGGAAGTCGAAGAGTCACAAACCCTGATTGATGCCGTATGGGTCGACCTGGTCGAGCCGGACGACGACGAGCGACTGCGCGTACAATCTGAGCTGGGCCAGAGTCTGGCGACCCGTCCTGAACTGGAAGACATCGAAGCATCCGCCCGTTTCTTCGAAGATGAAGACGGCCTGCACATCCACTCCTTTTTCTTCTTCGAAGATGCGGAAGACCACGCGGGTAACTCCACTGTGGCATTCACCATTCGCGATGGCCGCCTGTTTACCCTGCGTGAACGTGAGCTACCCGCGTTTCGTCTGTATCGTATGCGCGCCCGTAGTCAGGCAATGGTTGACGGTAACGCCTACGAACTGCTGCTGGATTTGTTCGAAACCAAAATCGAGCAATTGGCGGATGAAATTGAAAACATCTACAGCGATCTGGAAGAGCTGAGTCGGGTAATTATGGAAGGTCATCAGGGCGATGAGTACGATGAAGCGCTTTCGACGCTGGCGGAACTGGAAGATATCGGCTGGAAAGTCCGCCTGTGTCTGATGGATACCCAGCGCGCACTGAACTTTCTGGTCCGCAAAGCTCGCTTGCCGGGCGGACAACTGGAACAGGCGCGCGAGATCCTGCGAGATATCGAATCCCTGCTGCCGCACAACGAATCCCTGTTCCAGAAAGTGAACTTCCTGATGCAGGCGGCGATGGGCTTTATCAACATCGAGCAGAACCGCATCATCAAGATCTTCTCGGTGGTTTCCGTTGTTTTCCTACCGCCGACGCTGGTGGCGTCCAGTTATGGGATGAACTTCGAGTTCATGCCGGAACTGAAATGGAGCTTTGGCTATCCGGGCGCGATTATCTTTATGCTACTCGCGGGACTGGCACCATATCTGTACTTTAAGCGCAAGAACTGGCTGTAA
- the rarD gene encoding EamA family transporter RarD: MDAKQTRLGVLLALAAYFIWGIAPAYFKLIYYVPADEILTHRVIWSFFFMVALISISRQWSSVKALLQTPKKIFLLALSAVLVGGNWLLFIWAVNNHHMLEASLGYFINPLVNIVLGMLFLGERFRRMQWLAVILATCGVLVQLWTFGSLPIIALGLAFSFAFYGLVRKKIAVEAQTGMLIETLWLLPVAAIYLFGIADSSTSHMGQNPMSLNLLLIAAGVVTTVPLLCFTGAATRLRLSTLGFFQYIGPTLMFLLAVMFYGEVPGSDKMVTFAFIWVALAIFVTDAIYTQRRGRRS; this comes from the coding sequence ATGGATGCAAAACAAACGCGGCTGGGCGTGTTACTCGCGCTTGCCGCCTATTTTATTTGGGGGATCGCTCCGGCGTACTTCAAGCTGATTTATTACGTCCCCGCAGATGAAATCCTGACCCATCGCGTGATCTGGTCGTTTTTCTTTATGGTGGCGCTGATCAGCATCAGTCGGCAGTGGTCGAGCGTGAAAGCGCTGCTGCAAACGCCGAAAAAGATCTTCCTGCTGGCGCTCTCGGCGGTACTCGTGGGGGGCAACTGGCTGTTGTTTATCTGGGCGGTCAACAACCACCATATGCTGGAAGCCAGCCTGGGTTACTTTATCAACCCGCTGGTGAACATTGTATTGGGGATGCTTTTCCTTGGTGAACGCTTCCGCCGTATGCAGTGGCTGGCGGTGATTCTGGCGACCTGTGGCGTACTGGTACAACTCTGGACCTTCGGCTCGCTACCCATCATTGCGCTGGGACTGGCCTTCAGCTTTGCTTTTTACGGCCTGGTGCGTAAGAAAATCGCCGTTGAAGCGCAAACCGGTATGCTGATTGAAACGCTCTGGCTACTGCCTGTTGCCGCAATCTACCTGTTCGGTATCGCCGACAGCTCAACCAGCCATATGGGACAAAACCCGATGTCGCTTAACCTGCTGTTGATTGCCGCCGGGGTGGTAACCACGGTTCCGCTGCTGTGCTTTACCGGTGCGGCGACGCGTCTGCGGCTTTCCACGCTGGGTTTCTTCCAGTACATCGGCCCGACGCTGATGTTCCTGCTGGCTGTGATGTTCTACGGGGAAGTACCAGGATCGGATAAGATGGTGACGTTCGCCTTTATCTGGGTCGCGCTGGCGATCTTCGTGACGGATGCGATTTATACGCAGAGACGGGGACGTCGGAGTTAG
- the yigI gene encoding acyl-CoA thioesterase YigI produces the protein MSAVLTAEQALKLVGEMFVYHMPFNRALGLELERYEKEFAQLAFNNQPMMVGNWAQSILHGGVIASALDVAAGLVCVGSTLTRHETISEDELRQRLSRMGTIDLRVDYLRPGRGNRFTATSSLLRAGNKVAVARVELHNEEQLYIASATATYMVG, from the coding sequence ATGTCTGCCGTACTGACTGCTGAGCAAGCCCTGAAGCTCGTGGGCGAAATGTTTGTTTATCACATGCCGTTTAACCGGGCGCTGGGGCTGGAACTGGAACGCTACGAAAAAGAATTTGCTCAACTGGCCTTTAATAATCAGCCGATGATGGTCGGCAACTGGGCGCAGAGCATTCTGCATGGCGGCGTGATCGCCTCTGCTCTGGACGTGGCAGCCGGACTGGTCTGTGTCGGTAGTACCCTGACGCGCCATGAAACCATCAGTGAAGACGAACTGCGCCAGCGTCTGTCCCGCATGGGTACGATTGATCTACGCGTTGACTACCTGCGCCCGGGTCGGGGCAATCGCTTCACCGCCACCAGCAGTCTGCTGCGCGCGGGAAACAAAGTCGCCGTGGCACGAGTGGAATTGCACAACGAAGAGCAGCTTTATATTGCCAGCGCCACCGCCACTTATATGGTGGGGTAA
- the pldA gene encoding phospholipase A produces the protein MRAILAWLLPAAILPLTAYAQEATVKEVHDAPAVRGSIIANMLQEHDNPFTLYPYDTNYLIYTNTSDMNKEAIGSYNWSENARKDEVKFQLSLAFPIWRGIAGPNSVLGASYTQKSWWQLSNTEESSPFRETNYEPQLFLGFATDYRVAGWTLRDVEMGYNHDSNGRSDPTSRSWNRLYTRLMAENGNWLVEVKPWYVIGSTDDNPDITKYMGYYQLKVGYHLGDAVLSAKGQYNWNTGYGGAELGLSYPMTKHIRLYTQVYSGYGESLIDYNFNQTRVGVGVMLNDIF, from the coding sequence ATGCGGGCGATTCTGGCTTGGTTGCTACCAGCAGCAATACTGCCGCTGACGGCGTATGCGCAAGAGGCGACGGTGAAAGAGGTTCATGATGCACCAGCGGTGCGAGGCAGTATTATCGCCAATATGCTGCAGGAGCATGATAATCCTTTTACGCTTTACCCCTACGATACGAACTATCTGATCTACACCAATACCAGCGACATGAACAAAGAAGCGATCGGTTCCTACAACTGGTCCGAAAACGCCCGCAAAGATGAAGTGAAGTTCCAACTGAGTCTGGCGTTTCCGATCTGGCGTGGGATTGCGGGGCCAAACTCGGTTCTGGGCGCCTCGTATACGCAGAAGTCCTGGTGGCAGCTATCCAACACTGAAGAGTCGTCGCCATTTCGTGAAACCAACTACGAACCGCAGCTGTTTCTCGGTTTTGCGACGGATTACCGCGTTGCCGGATGGACGTTGCGCGACGTGGAAATGGGTTACAACCATGATTCGAACGGGCGTTCCGATCCGACATCACGTAGCTGGAACCGTCTTTATACGCGCCTGATGGCGGAAAACGGCAACTGGCTGGTGGAAGTCAAACCGTGGTACGTCATCGGCAGTACCGACGATAACCCGGATATCACCAAATACATGGGCTATTATCAGCTTAAGGTCGGTTATCATCTGGGCGATGCGGTGCTGAGTGCGAAGGGTCAGTACAACTGGAATACCGGTTACGGCGGTGCGGAGCTGGGGCTAAGTTATCCGATGACGAAGCATATTCGTCTCTATACCCAGGTATATAGCGGATACGGCGAATCCCTGATTGATTATAACTTTAATCAGACGCGCGTCGGTGTGGGTGTGATGCTCAACGATATCTTCTGA